The Corynebacterium qintianiae genome has a window encoding:
- a CDS encoding TrmH family RNA methyltransferase, with amino-acid sequence MDSAKGPTEWGEGRHGVGPWEGPWPEDPRYDPEFLAHGDTRNVVDAYRYWSLEAIRTDLDTRRHPFHVAIENFENDMNIGTVVRTANAFLAQAVHIVGRKRWNRRGAMVTDRYQHIIHHETVADLAAWAAERGLELVAVDNTPGSVPLETARLPRECVLVFGQEGPGISEDTAVAATMTCSIAQFGSTRSINAGVAAGIAMHAWIRQHGDVKQSW; translated from the coding sequence TTGGACTCAGCTAAGGGTCCCACCGAGTGGGGCGAGGGCCGGCACGGTGTCGGTCCGTGGGAGGGCCCCTGGCCGGAGGACCCGCGCTACGACCCTGAGTTTCTCGCGCACGGGGACACACGCAACGTCGTCGACGCTTACCGTTACTGGTCGCTCGAGGCGATCCGCACGGACCTGGACACACGGCGCCATCCGTTTCACGTGGCCATCGAGAACTTCGAGAACGACATGAACATCGGCACCGTGGTGCGCACCGCCAACGCCTTCCTCGCGCAGGCCGTGCATATCGTGGGGCGCAAGCGCTGGAACCGGCGCGGCGCGATGGTCACCGACCGTTACCAGCACATCATCCACCACGAAACGGTCGCCGACCTTGCGGCGTGGGCGGCGGAGCGCGGCCTGGAGCTCGTGGCCGTCGACAACACCCCGGGCTCCGTGCCGCTCGAGACCGCGCGGCTGCCCCGGGAGTGCGTGCTCGTCTTCGGGCAGGAAGGACCCGGCATCTCCGAGGACACCGCCGTAGCGGCTACTATGACCTGCTCAATAGCGCAGTTCGGGTCGACGCGCAGCATCAACGCGGGAGTGGCGGCAGGCATTGCCATGCACGCGTGGATCCGCCAGCACGGTGACGTGAAACAATCCTGGTAA